One segment of Alnus glutinosa chromosome 2, dhAlnGlut1.1, whole genome shotgun sequence DNA contains the following:
- the LOC133859622 gene encoding probable mitochondrial-processing peptidase subunit beta, mitochondrial, whose amino-acid sequence MAMKHLLTLSRRSHRAATPYLAQVTRSFSTSSAIATPSSAPPPSPPPPTAMVYDRLAEAVKSKIKQLDNPDPRFLKHGSPHPAVADHTRILSAPETRVTTLPNGLRVATESNLAARTATVGVWIDAGSRFETEETNGTAHFLEHMIFKGTERRSARQLEEEIENMGGHLNAYTSREQTTYYARVLDKDVPRALDVLADILQNSKFDEHRISRERDVILREMEEVEGQTEEVIFDHLHATAFQYTPLGRTILGPAQNIRTITKEHLQNYIQTHYTAPRMVIAASGAVKHEDVVEQVKKLFTKLSADPTTATQLVAKEPAFFTGSEVRIFDDDIPLAQFAVAFNGASWTDPDSIALMVMQAMLGSWNKSASGGKHMGSELAQRIGINEIAESMMSFNTNYKDTGLFGIYAVAKPDCLDDLAYAIMHETTKLCYQVSEANVIRARNQLKSSLMLHIDGTSPVAEDIGRQLLTYGRRIPFAELFARIDAVDASTIKRVANRFIFDKDIAIAAMGPVQGLPDYNRFRRWTYWNRY is encoded by the exons ATGGCGATGAAGCACCTTCTGACCCTATCTCGCCGGTCCCACAGAGCGGCCACGCCATACCTCGCCCAGGTCACCCGATCATTCTCCACCTCCTCGGCGATCGCCACGCCATCATCGGCCCCACCGCCCTCGCCTCCTCCCCCGACGGCCATGGTCTACGACCGCCTCGCCGAGGCCGTGAAGTCCAAGATCAAGCAGCTCGACAACCCGGACCCGCGCTTCCTTAAGCACGGGTCGCCCCACCCCGCCGTTGCGGACCACACCCGGATCCTCTCCGCCCCGGAGACACGCGTCACAACCCTCCCGAATGGTCTCCGCGTGGCGACGGAGTCGAACCTCGCGGCCCGCACGGCCACCGTGGGAGTGTGGATCGACGCCGGGTCGAGGTTTGAGACGGAGGAGACCAACGGAACAGCGCATTTCCTCGAGCACATGATATTCAAGGGCACGGAGAGGCGGAGCGCGAGGCAGCTGGAGGAAGAGATCGAGAACATGGGGGGGCATCTGAACGCCTACACGTCCAGGGAGCAGACCACGTACTACGCCAGGGTCTTGGACAAGGACGTTCCTAGGGCGCTCGACGTCCTCGCCGATATCCTCCAGAACTCCAAGTTTGACGAGCACCGCATTAGCCGCGAGAGGGACGTGATTCTCAGGGAAATGGAGGAG GTTGAGGGGCAAACTGAGGAAGTTATTTTCGATCACTTGCATGCGACTGCGTTCCAGTACACTCCTTTGGGAAGAACTATTCTTGGACCTGCTCAGAATATTAGGACAATCACAAAAGAACATCTCCAGAACTATATTCAAACACACTACACAGCTCCCAGAATG GTCATTGCTGCTTCCGGAGCTGTGAAGCATGAAGACGTTGTCgagcaagtaaaaaaattgtttacaaaGTTGTCAGCAGATCCCACCACAGCTACTCAGCTAGTTGCAAAAGAACCAGCATTTTTTACTGGCTCTGAG GTTAGGATATTTGATGATGATATTCCTTTGGCACAATTTGCGGTTGCTTTTAATGGAGCATCTTGGACAGATCCAGATTCCATTGCTCTGATGGTAATGCAGGCTATGCTGGGTTCATGGAATAAAAGTGCTAGTGGTGGAAAGCACATGGG TTCCGAGCTGGCACAGAGAATTGGCATTAATGAAATTGCAGAAAGCATGATGTCTTTTAACACCAACTATAAAGACACTGGTCTATTTGGTATTTATGCTGTTGCTAAG CCGGATTGTTTAGATGATTTGGCATATGCAATAATGCATGAGACAACCAAGTTATGTTATCAAGTTTCAGAAGCTAATGTTATTCGTGCACGTAATCAG TTGAAATCTTCTCTGATGCTTCACATAGATGGAACAAGTCCTGTAGCTGAAGATATTGGGCGCCAG CTACTTACATATGGCCGAAGAATCCCATTCGCCGAATTGTTCGCCAGAATTGATGCTGTTGATGCAAGCACCATTAAGCGTGTTGCAAACCGATTTATTTTTGACAAG GATATTGCAATTGCTGCGATGGGACCAGTCCAGGGTTTGCCTGACTACAACCGGTTCAGACGCTGGACCTACTGGAACCGCTACTAG
- the LOC133859624 gene encoding small ribosomal subunit protein eS19x-like produces MAAARTVKDVSPHEFVKAYSAHLKRSGRMELPEWADIVKTAQFKELAPYDPDWYYVRAASMARKIYLRGGLGVGSFRRIYGGSKRNGSRPPHFCKSSGAVARNILQQLQEMNIIDLDTKGGRKITSTGQRDLDQVAGRIVVAP; encoded by the exons ATGGCGGCCGCGAGGACTGTGAAGGACGTTTCACCTCACGAGTTCGTGAAGGCCTACTCGGCTCATCTCAAGCGATCCGGCAGG ATGGAATTGCCTGAGTGGGCAGATATTGTCAAGACAGCACAATTCAAGGAGCTAGCTCCTTATGACCCTGACTGGTATTATGTGAGAGCTG CCTCCATGGCAAGGAAGATCTACTTGAGGGGAGGTCTTGGTGTTGGTTCTTTCCGAAGGATTTACGGTGGGAGTAAGAGGAATGGAAGTCGTCCACCCCATTTCTGCAAAAGCAGTGGTGCTGTTGCACGGAACATTCTACAGCAGTTGCAGGAAATGAACATTATTGACCTTGACACCAAGGG GGGGAGGAAAATCACCTCAACTGGTCAGCGGGATCTCGACCAAGTTGCTGGAAGGATTGTGGTTGCCCCTTGA
- the LOC133861057 gene encoding microtubule-destabilizing protein 60, with amino-acid sequence MDLIGKNTGAVTPVKDTRGSRSKIQENHKLEENFNPNVSHSSPGPKSTSSPVIKSAKAKKSAVKNPNLVGYSPRNKIRERKFVVAKKNSKKENVGLKVDCKCKEKAGGGDIKKCLCVAYENLRASQEEFFKNRSEQAGQSDHLKGCDRAESELEEEIEKGLMLQDLKVEDGYEGKVGESDASPLNESDSQIGSSTIKRRRDKLLEEARKSVPEPGSGRVMHLVKAFEKLLSIPSSKDSDEKEEKEEEENKKEAMKWALPGLQVPKVAETQFSSSSFCPSDLFLTSENLGLDSRISVSSSWDSSQGSVSSRTSNGGRRSRRNSSESSATMGGRRWKKQQLKVTSQKPFKLRTEQRGRQKEEEFMKKLQEMVTEDERQRIPVAQGLPWTTDEPECLIKPPVKESTRPVDLKLHSDMRAVERAEFDNQVAEKMSLFEQYKMERDRQQKLAEEEEIRRLRKELVPKAQPMPYFDRPFIPRRSVKHPTVPKDPKFHIPQQKKMKCCLSWNDISTYTYQQ; translated from the exons ATGGATTTGATCGGCAAGAACACCGGGGCGGTGACCCCAGTGAAAGACACACGTGGGTCTCGGTCCAAGATTCAAGAAAACCATAAACTTGAGGAGAATTTTAACCCCAATGTCTCTCATTCAAGCCCTGGTCCAAAATCCACGAGTTCCCCAGTAATCAAATCTGCAAAGGCCAAGAAATCGGCCGTAAAGAATCCCAATCTGGTCGGGTACTCGCCGCGGAACAAGATCCGGGAGAGAAAGTTCGTGGTAGCGAAGAAGAATTCCAAGAAAGAGAATGTGGGGTTGAAGGTTGATTGTAAGTGCAAAGAGAAGGCAGGTGGTGGGGATATCAAGAAGTGTTTGTGTGTGGCCTATGAGAATTTGAGGGCGTCTCAGGAAGAGTTTTTCAAGAATCGAAGTGAACAGGCCGGACAATCGGACCATCTGAAGGGTTGTGATAGAGCTGAGAGTGAACTTGAAGAGGAAATCGAGAAGGGTTTGATGCTCCAAGACCTGAAAGTTGAAGATGGGTATGAAGGGAAGGTGGGGGAGAGTGATGCTTCGCCGCTGAATGAGTCGGATAGTCAAATAGGCAGTTCAACGATTAAGAGGAGGAGAGACAAGTTGTTGGAAGAGGCAAGGAAAAGTGTACCTGAACCTGGGTCTGGGAGAGTGATGCATCTGGTGAAGGCCTTTGAGAAGCTTCTTTCAATACCGAGTTCGAAGGACTCGGATGAGaaggaagagaaggaagaagaagagaacaaaAAGGAGGCCATGAAATGGGCTTTACCAGGATTGCAGGTTCCTAAAGTTGCTGAGACacagttttcttcttcttcattctgtCCATCAGATTTGTTCTTGACATCGGAGAACCTTGGTCTGGATTCACGGATTTCGGTTTCATCTTCGTGGGATAGTAGCCAGGGAAG TGTTTCAAGCAGGACTTCTAATGGGGGCCGTAGGAGCCGAAGAAAT AGCTCTGAATCTTCTGCTACAATGGGTGGAAGGAGATGGAAGAAGCAGCAGCTTAAAGTCACCAGCCAAAAACCGTTTAAGCTAAGAACAGAG CAAAGGGGAAGACAGAAGGAGGAagaatttatgaaaaaattacaagaaatggTGACAGAGGATGAGAGGCAGCGGATACCAGTTGCACAAGGTCTCCCATGGACAACAGATGAACCTGAG TGCTTGATAAAGCCTCCAGTGAAGGAAAGCACAAGGCCAGTAGACCTGAAGCTTCACAGTGATATGCGAGCAGTAGAACGAGCTGAGTTTGACAATCAg GTAGCAGAGAAGATGAGCCTGTTTGAGCAATACAAGATGGAAAGAGACAGACAGCAGAAG TtggcagaagaagaagaaataagacGGTTGAGAAAGGAGCTTGTTCCAAAAGCACAGCCAATGCCCTATTTCGACAGGCCTTTCATTCCCAGAAG gTCAGTGAAGCATCCAACTGTACCTAAAGATCCGAAGTTCCACATTCCTCAACAGAAGAAGATGAAGTGCTGCCTGTCATGGAATGATATCAGTACCTACACTTACCAACAATGA